The Catharus ustulatus isolate bCatUst1 chromosome 9, bCatUst1.pri.v2, whole genome shotgun sequence genomic interval ATACTCTTGGGGGCAGAGTCCAGCTAGGATAAAGTGGCagcctgtggggctggaggagtagggcagcactgagagcacagGCATCACTCTGACTTCCCTCTTGTGGTGCCATGGAGAGCTGGCAAGTgccacagaggagcagcaacGAGGTCAGACCAAGAAACAACAGTTAATTgccctctctgtgctgcttccagcacaTGCTGAGAGAGTCCTAAGCAGGGGCCACAGGCACAGCTTACCAAAGGGAATGCTGAAGAATGGGCTGCATAAAGCCTTCTCAGCAGAGGCTCGTTTTCCTTGGTCACAATGAAGCATGCTGCAAGAGAAAACACCTTTGTGTTCACACATGTGACATTCCTGCACTGACACATCCCACACAGGATGGGAGCTAGCACAGAGGAACACCCTCTCTTTGGGGTGGTTATGGTACAAGGAGAAGAGTGGGAAGCACATCTTGCCATTTGCAGCTGAAGCACATCAGAAGGATCCCCTGAAAGCATTCTGGGTATATGGCAGAGCAAGCTTCCCCTCTTGATGTCTCTCAGCACCAAATAATGAAAATTGCTCACTTACAAGTCTACAAGGAACACAgcatgctccagccccacatccTCAGGCCATTCATCCCACATCCCAGGCATACATGCAGTCTCATGAGAGTGATCACACTCCAAGGTGCTCCCACATCTTTTCACAAATGGGATTCAAAGCAGCTAATAACCCAGAGTTTGCCTGACAATATCCCTAACTTGGCTTTACCAAGGGCTCCCAATGCTATTTCTGCCAAGTTGTGTCCTCATTCCCTCTGCAGCCTAAGAGCACAGTCACAGGACAGTGAAAACAATCCCCTTGGCAGACTCCTCAGGAGAATTGCAAAAGTGCCTTTGAATCTTGGCAGCAGTGGAGAGCAGCACTTTCTGCCCCCTCCCTCATTTTTATGATAACAATCCCCAAAAGCAGCAAAGTCTGCAGTTTTCTCCAAATACAATCTTCAGCTCAAGTGCAAAGCACTGAAACAGCAAGTGATCAACATCATGACTGATAATCTCTGTGTGCTTACTCCAAATTATGCCAAAATCAGAGGAACTGAAACATGTCTGCTAATGCTTGCACTTGTTAGCAGCACAGTgggagataaaaaaataaaataaagtgttaGATGTGGGCTCTAAGATGCTAAGAGCAAGGCATGACTTTACAGAGCACATCTTTAATCAACAGTTATCAAATATGTTACGGTACCTTTTGATAAGGTCTCTGAGGTGATAAGCTGGAATGGCTGAATTAACCACCCCCTCACTGGCAAATATGCGATCAATGATGGCAGAACTGTttgtctggaaagaaaaagaaacagtgatCAGGGAGGTAAAAACCAGACTGTGCAAAGCTTGCAATATTCTATCATTTTTCACAGTGAGGAAATCACTCTGTGGCTGTGGTTCTCTAGGGTTTTGTGAGGGATCTCCAATGCCCAAGCCTCACATGTTAAACTAGCAGGCTCAAATCAACTTTTCCCCATTTGTCAGCAAAAGCTGGAAATTTCCACATGCAGGAAACTTTTCTGTTACTGTGATGCTGAAAGGATACTCTTTCTGGGAAGGGGAGcacaaaaatttatttcagacagAACACAGGACAGTCAGGCTCCAGTCTCACAATACAGAGCTCTCCCCTTGTCTTCTCAGGATACAGATTTACAAGAAGATCCCCAAATTACAGCTAACATTAAACTAAAGCCAGCAAATAATTCCCCTGCCATTGTGCTGCTGAACTAGCTGACAGCCATCAGCTGATCACTGATTTTGTTCTTCCTCCTATGCCACAActacagccagcacagcttgcCTGCCAAATCCAGGCAAGCCACAGGCTCCAGAGAGAGACTCCTGGACACTCCTATTTCAGTAACCTGAACACAGGTAGCATTCAGACATGCCAGTCCCACAGGGCAGGTGTGTCTTTAAGGCTCAGAAACCTTAATTCTCAAGGCAATAGGATTAGATAAACATCCTGGAAACACTAGCTAGTTGCCAGGTGCTACCTCACAAATCCAGATTACAAACAAGAAGCAGAAGGATTCATCTGGTGCAAGCAAGAGCTGTCTCACCTTCCATTCCTGAGATTGGACTGTATGTTTCAGTTTCATTCCTGAGAACATTTCCAGTAGAACGATTCCCAGACTCCACAGATCCACAGCAGAGGTGCACTCTGTCTCACTCTggagccctgcctgtgccaggcagtTCTGCAGTTCTGCCTCTGGAGCCCGATACCCGTCTGTTTGAATATATTTCACATCCTACAGGTAaacaaacacaaggaaaaaattgattttcCACACTCAGGTTCTCCACTCCATCCTTAAATCAGTTCCGACATCCTTCCAAAGGAGTCCCCAAAATACTGCTGCTAAATTGGCAGAAAGCATTGTAGAGACAGTTGTGCAAAGCAGGCAGTTCAACTCCCTACACTGCTGTACTGAGGGAAAAACAGGACTGTCTGGAAGGAAAACATCTCCCAGCAAAACAGCACTAACATCTGACCTCAGAAAGACAGCACTACTGGGAGAAAGGGGCTGGATGTCCCTGTGGACTGGCCCCTTAACCTCTCCTACATGCAGATGATGCTAGAAATTTTGGGATAAGGGTTGAACACCCACAATATGCTCCCCCATCAGCCACCTGAGAGCATAGTCAGTCCTGCTGCCATTATCCAGGTGCTGATGTTCTCTGGAAGCAGGCAGCTAAAATGCTCAGACAAGGAAATCATCCAAGGAACTTCCCCTGCACTTCTTCCAACTcccctggaagtgctgcagcaaTCAATACCTGCCCAGCTGTTGTGGCTGGCACAGCAAGAGGAAATGCCCACATACTGCCTGCTCcagagaaaatggggaattacagaatcacaagTACTGGCTGGAGGGGCTGCTCTGAAGGCTCCAGTCCAgtctcctgctgccaggcaagACCTGGTCTGTCAGCTGTGGCTTTGTCCAGCCAAGTCTTCTAAATGCCCAAATACAAACTGCACTGGGTCTTTTTAACATGTGGGGAGTCTTATTTCAGAAACACTGATGGAACTCAAGGAATAGCAGAAGAACATGCAAGCCTACTTCCTCCTGGATAAGGCACAGGATTAGGATTTCTTACTATGAGAATATATTCAGACCAAGACTGTGGGGTTCTCtgactgaaaataaagtttACAGAAGACATCTTCCAGCAACAGAGCTCAAAAGTGGTTTATGAACTTAAAACTTATACACAAACTATATCCCATGTTCCCCCTCCTATCAGTAGGGAGCAGAACCTCCAGCATGACAACAGCAGCAATTTGGCAGGCCCCCAAACAACATTCAGAGATAGAGAAAGCACTGTGGTCAATTGCCCCAGCAAAAAGAGTGAGATGGAATTTCACTCCTACCACCTAAAGCATTTGGAGAGCTGCAAGTGGTTGAGACCTTGCTCTTTGTACAACCATTCCCTGTTACACAGCAATTGCAGGAAATTTGGTGTAAGGGTAAGCTTGGCAGGGCTGTCATAAACAAAAGTAGTATGGTCTTTGACTCAGATAAGGAAATTATGCATGTAGGCTGCAGCCCAAGGCAGGGGGTGGGAACAGGACACTGGCACCTGGTGCACATTCAAAACAAGGTCAGAAGGTTCACCCGTACAACCTGTGTGTTTCTGAGAAAGGGCAAAGGAAACTCAGCCCAAAGAAAGCAGACTGGAAGGAACCATGGAAGCAAACAGAACACCCCATCAACTATTACGAGGCAACTCACACAGCAAGCAGCAAAACACAGAcctgaattaaataaaaatatctgcattAGACACAGGACACCAGGAGCATGTATTTTGCTGATAGACAGCAACAGATTACCACCAGAAACTCAGCCAAGAATGTAGGAGAACTGAAGACAACACGTGGGAGTTAAGAAGTCCAAACATTAAAAACAACTCCTGTACCAAAGAATTCAGAGATAGGTCACCCACACAACCCTCTGATATTCACAATCAGTGGGCTGTACTGCCAATACCAGGTAAACCAGTAAAAAACTATATAAAGCTGCTAAGTGAGTAAAGTGTGTGGAATAGGGACAAACCAGGACAATGTAGGAAGGCACAGAAAAAATTACCATCCATCACCCAGTGAGTGAAGACAAGTGTGCTACAAGGTTACCTGATGGAAAAGATGAGAGTAAAGTCTCTTTACTGAGAGAAGGAGGAGTGAAAGGAAGATCTACCAAGCAAACAGCAGAACCTCCTGAGGCTCTCTGCTTCCATCAGAAACCATGGAAGAGAATAAAATGGGCAAGGACAAACAACTCAGAATCACCACAACGAAAGTGACAGCAAGAAGActgagcaggacagcagcaaatGGGACAAAGTGTAGAACAGGCAGAGACTGTGTGTGTCAGTAAAAAACAGACACTGCCCACCCGGGGCACTTTTGATACATGTGGGAAAGAAACATCCAGACTTCCTGAGGAAGGGAGGCTGCTGAAGATAGGGTGAAAGTAAAGGCAAGCACAAGGACACTGCCAATAACACACTTGGCTGGGGAGGCAGATGGCAAAGCCTGGATTATTACTACACATGATAAGGGATGATAAAAGGGAATCCTACATTTCTGGGTGCTCCCACTGGTCTGACCACATAAAAACTAGCAGACTTTCCAGGAAGCCGAGACACCTCTGCATCATTAACATTGGAATTTGTAGCACAAAGGCTAAGACATCAACAGAAACCAGAGACGTGCAAGGAGAATGGGAACAGGGGAAGTTGTATGGGGCAGACAACATTTTGGCCTTTTCCAGCAAACCCTCAGCACCAGCTCAGCTTCTACTCAGATCAGTTCACTTGGAAAACATCACAGAGCCACACAACTCAACACAGAGCCATCTGCCTCAAGAGTAGCACGCTCCAAACCTGATTGCCCTCCTTGAAGCTAAGTCCAAAGTCAATGAGCTTAAAGCACTCCTCCTCTGCGCTCCACAGGATGTTGCGTGGCTTGAGGTCTGCATGCACGTAGCCTTTGTGGTGCAGGAAAGCCAGGGCCTCCAGGACATCTCGGGCACAGTGCTGGATCATCCACATGGAGCAGCCCTGGTTGCtggagtgcagcagcagctcggaCACGCTGatgtccagcagctccagcagcagacaGCGGGACGGGCCATTGGCAGAGTAGTGGTTGGTGAACACGCCGTAGAGCGTCACTGCAAcgagacacagggacaggcatCGGTAACCAGCCTTCCACCCCCACTCACCACAACACCTGGGGCAGCTCCAACGCTCTGTAACATCTGCGTGATGCTCAGAGAACCAGGGAGGAAGAAGCAAGGGATAACCAGTGATGTGACCCCACGAGCTCTGGAGCACAGGCTGGCCTCGCAACACTCCCCAAGCCCTGCTGAAGTGACAGGGTTGAGTACTCCTGCTCAGGACACTCTCTGGGACATGGATAAACACATCCCAGAGGGCAAACTGGACACAGTGTCACTCTTCAGAGACCTGTCAATCCCATCCCATGACTAACTTTGCAGAGTGGGAACCCA includes:
- the UHMK1 gene encoding serine/threonine-protein kinase Kist, whose translation is MSGCAWGAAPPLLEALGRLWEVQAPLGSGSSASVYRVRCCGDPRAPPGAVKEFVPPPGPRPGPARRPGARPPAADCAEYGFRKERAALEQLRGHRNIVTLYGVFTNHYSANGPSRCLLLELLDISVSELLLHSSNQGCSMWMIQHCARDVLEALAFLHHKGYVHADLKPRNILWSAEEECFKLIDFGLSFKEGNQDVKYIQTDGYRAPEAELQNCLAQAGLQSETECTSAVDLWSLGIVLLEMFSGMKLKHTVQSQEWKTNSSAIIDRIFASEGVVNSAIPAYHLRDLIKSMLHCDQGKRASAEKALCSPFFSIPFAPHIEDLVMLPTPVLRLLNVLSDASLQCEEEYEDILEDIREECQKYGPVVSLLIPKENPGKGQVFVEYANAGDSKAAQKMLTGKIFDGKFVVATFYPLSAYKRGYLYQNLL